A single window of Apus apus isolate bApuApu2 chromosome 18, bApuApu2.pri.cur, whole genome shotgun sequence DNA harbors:
- the LOC127392094 gene encoding pinopsin, producing MLSSNTSQEPPNNGTPGPFDGPQWPHQAPRGTYLSVAVLMGIVVVSASVVNGLVIVVSIRYKKLRSPLNYILVNLAVADLLVTICGSSISFSNNINGFFVFGKGMCELEGFMVSLTGTVGLWSLAILAFERYIVVCRPLGDFRFQHQHAVTGCAFTWGWSLLWTTPPLLGWSSYVPEGLRTSCGPNWYTGGSNNNSYILTLFVTCFVMPLSLILFSYTNLLMTLRAAAAQQQESDRTQQAEREVTRMVIVMVMAFLTCWLPYATFALVVATNKDIAIQPALASLPSYFSKTATVYNPIIYVFMNKQFQSCLLTMLCCRYQPWGRGKTAPAAPSPPLAIPAEGMWNKVAPSHPI from the exons ATGTTGTCCTCCAACACCTCCCAGGAGCCCCCAAATAATGGGACCCCAGGGCCTTTTGATGGCCCCCAGTGGCCCCACCAAGCCCCCCGGGGCACATACCTGTCGGTGGCCGTGCTGATGGGCATCGTTGTGGTCTCTGCCTCGGTTGTGAATGGCCTGGTCATCGTGGTTTCCATCAGATACAAGAAGCTCCGGTCACCCCTGAACTACATCCTGGTGAACCTGGCTGTGGCTGACCTGCTGGTGACCATCTGTggcagctccatcagcttctCCAACAACATCAATGGCTTCTTTGTGTTCGGCAAAGGGATGTGTGAGCTGGAGGGCTTCATGGTCTCTCTGACGG gCACCGTGGGGCTTTGGTCCCTGGCCATCCTGGCCTTTGAGCGGTACATCGTGGTCTGCAGACCCCTGGGAGACTTCCGGTTCCAGCACCAACACGCGGTCACCGGCTGTGCCTTCACCTGGGGCTGGTCACTGCTGTGGACAACCCCACCActcttgggctggagcagctatGTGCCCGAAG GTCTGAGAACCTCTTGCGGGCCCAACTGGTACACTGGTGGCAGCAACAACAACAGCTACATCTTGACCTTGTTTGTCACCTGCTTCGTGATGCCCCTCAGCCTGATCCTCTTCTCCTACACCAACCTGCTGATGACCCTGCGAGCG gctgcagcgCAGCAGCAGGAATCGGACCGGACGCAGCAGGCGGAGCGGGAGGTGACGCGCATGGTGATCGTGATGGTGATGGCCTTCCTCACCTGCTGGCTGCCCTATGCCACGTTTGCCCTGGTGGTGGCCACCAACAAAGACATTGCCATCCAACCAGCTCTTGCATCCCTGCCCTCCTACTTCTCCAAGACTGCCACGGTTTACAATCCCATCATCTACGTCTTCATGAACAAACAG tttcagagctgcctgctgaCAATGCTGTGCTGCAGATACCAGCcttggggaaggggaaaaactgctccagctgcacccagcCCCCCCCTGGCCATCCCTGCAGAGGGGATGTGGAATAAGGTGGCACCATCTCACCCCATCTAA